One Cellulomonas sp. NS3 genomic region harbors:
- a CDS encoding Fur family transcriptional regulator encodes MDLSAALRERGLRVTEPRLAVFDVVGAHPHADADTVLSEVRRTLPTVSVQAVYDVLRALTDAGLLRRIEPAGHPARYERRVGDNHHHVACRGCGALDDVDCAVGHAPCLVPSSTSGFTIESAEVTYWGLCPDCRAAGTT; translated from the coding sequence ATGGACCTCTCCGCCGCCCTGCGTGAGCGCGGCCTGCGCGTCACGGAGCCGCGGCTCGCCGTGTTCGACGTGGTCGGCGCGCACCCGCACGCCGACGCCGACACCGTCCTGAGCGAGGTCCGTCGCACGCTGCCCACCGTCTCCGTCCAGGCGGTCTACGACGTGCTGCGCGCGCTCACCGACGCCGGCCTGCTCCGCCGCATCGAGCCCGCCGGCCACCCCGCGCGCTACGAGCGTCGCGTCGGCGACAACCACCACCACGTCGCGTGCCGCGGCTGCGGCGCGCTCGACGACGTGGACTGCGCCGTCGGCCACGCCCCCTGCCTGGTCCCCAGCTCCACGTCCGGGTTCACGATCGAGAGCGCCGAGGTCACGTACTGGGGCCTGTGCCCCGACTGCCGCGCCGCCGGAACCACCTGA
- the infC gene encoding translation initiation factor IF-3, producing MRVAEVRLVGPNGEQVGIVRVEDALRLAQDADLDLVEVAPDARPPVCKIMDYGKFKYEADMKAREARRNQTNTVLKEIRFRLKIDPHDYGTKKGHVERFLSAGDKVKVMIMFRGREQSRPEMGIRLLQRLAADVAELGFVESSPKQDGRNMIMVLGPTKKKAEQKQEQRRVEKTRPPREQAETIEFDVDAAAATAAAPAAQAQPAAAVATPVAASTAPADGPAPASAPAAAPAPVASAPAPSRPAAPRPPAPASRPAASAPRPASSGARPASSGAGRPASSARPTGSAAPASRPSSASAPRPAAAPAAASAPAAAPAPRPAAAKPVAAPKPSALPKPVPRPAPSGVKPAPRPAPSSSSEDAKA from the coding sequence ATCCGCGTCGCCGAGGTCCGCCTGGTCGGCCCCAACGGCGAGCAGGTCGGCATCGTCCGCGTGGAGGACGCACTGCGCCTGGCCCAGGACGCCGACCTCGACCTCGTCGAGGTCGCCCCGGACGCCCGCCCGCCCGTCTGCAAGATCATGGACTACGGCAAGTTCAAGTACGAAGCAGACATGAAGGCCCGCGAGGCCCGGCGCAACCAGACGAACACGGTCCTCAAGGAGATCCGTTTCCGGCTGAAGATCGACCCGCACGACTACGGCACCAAGAAGGGCCACGTCGAGCGCTTCCTCTCGGCCGGCGACAAGGTCAAGGTCATGATCATGTTCCGTGGCCGCGAGCAGTCGCGCCCGGAGATGGGCATCCGCCTGCTGCAGCGGCTCGCGGCCGACGTCGCCGAGCTCGGCTTCGTCGAGAGCTCGCCGAAGCAGGACGGCCGCAACATGATCATGGTGCTCGGGCCGACCAAGAAGAAGGCCGAGCAGAAGCAGGAGCAGCGCCGGGTCGAGAAGACGCGTCCGCCGCGCGAGCAGGCCGAGACGATCGAGTTCGACGTCGACGCAGCAGCCGCGACCGCCGCCGCTCCCGCGGCGCAGGCCCAGCCTGCCGCTGCGGTCGCCACGCCCGTCGCTGCCTCGACCGCTCCGGCCGACGGTCCGGCTCCTGCGTCGGCCCCGGCTGCCGCGCCCGCACCGGTGGCGTCCGCGCCGGCTCCGTCGCGCCCCGCGGCTCCGCGGCCGCCCGCACCCGCCTCGCGTCCCGCCGCCTCGGCCCCGCGTCCCGCGAGCTCGGGTGCGCGCCCGGCGTCCTCGGGTGCCGGTCGTCCCGCGTCGTCGGCGCGTCCCACCGGGAGCGCCGCGCCGGCCAGCCGGCCGTCGTCCGCCTCGGCGCCGCGTCCCGCGGCCGCACCGGCAGCGGCATCGGCACCGGCTGCAGCACCGGCCCCGCGTCCCGCAGCGGCCAAGCCCGTCGCCGCGCCGAAGCCGTCGGCGCTGCCCAAGCCGGTCCCGCGACCGGCCCCGAGCGGTGTGAAGCCGGCCCCGCGCCCGGCGCCCTCGTCGAGCAGCGAGGACGCCAAGGCCTGA
- the rpmI gene encoding 50S ribosomal protein L35, translating to MPKNKTHSGAKKRFRITGSGKVMREQAGGRHLLEHKSSRRTRRIAGDVVVSAADTPKIKKLLGK from the coding sequence ATGCCGAAGAACAAGACGCACTCCGGTGCCAAGAAGCGCTTCCGGATCACCGGCAGCGGCAAGGTCATGCGCGAGCAGGCAGGCGGGCGCCACCTGCTCGAGCACAAGTCGAGCCGCCGTACGCGCCGCATCGCCGGTGACGTCGTCGTCTCCGCCGCTGACACCCCGAAGATCAAGAAGCTGCTCGGCAAGTGA
- the rplT gene encoding 50S ribosomal protein L20: MARVKRAVNAQKKRRTTLERASGYRGQRSRLYRKAKEQVTHSLVYAYRDRKARKGDFRKLWIQRINAAAREQGMTYNRLIQGLKLAGVEVDRRVLAELAVSDAPAFAALVQVAKAALPADVNAPASAA; encoded by the coding sequence GTGGCACGCGTGAAGCGGGCGGTCAACGCCCAGAAGAAGCGCCGCACTACCCTCGAGCGCGCCAGCGGCTACCGCGGCCAGCGTTCGCGCCTGTACCGCAAGGCGAAGGAGCAGGTCACCCACTCCCTCGTCTACGCCTACCGCGACCGCAAGGCGCGCAAGGGCGACTTCCGCAAGCTGTGGATCCAGCGCATCAACGCGGCGGCTCGCGAGCAGGGCATGACGTACAACCGCCTCATCCAGGGCCTCAAGCTCGCGGGTGTCGAGGTCGACCGTCGCGTCCTCGCCGAGCTCGCCGTCAGCGACGCCCCGGCGTTCGCGGCGCTCGTCCAGGTCGCGAAGGCGGCCCTCCCGGCCGACGTCAACGCCCCCGCCTCGGCGGCCTGA
- a CDS encoding TrmH family RNA methyltransferase, producing MSATSPDPAAPGRGRPLLDNPRADRVKAVRALAGRSARVRHGQFLVEGPQSVRELVREEAPRVRDLYLTEAAADRYDEIVAAARAAGVRTHLATPAVLDAMSPDAQHVLAVAEPHDVALAEVLAGSPRLVAVLSRVRDPGNAGAVVRAADAAGADAVVLTAESVDVHNPKVVRSTAGSLFHLPVVTGVTLADAVAALRRGGLAVLAADGAGEHDLDDLLDVAGRGGSTGAAGGTRTPGTGAAPDLALPTAWVFGNEAWGLPDADRALADAVVRVPIRGRAESLNLATAATVCLYASSRAQR from the coding sequence ATGAGCGCCACGAGCCCCGACCCCGCCGCGCCCGGCCGCGGGCGCCCGCTGCTCGACAACCCCCGCGCGGACCGCGTCAAGGCCGTCCGCGCGCTCGCCGGGCGGTCCGCGCGCGTGCGTCACGGGCAGTTCCTCGTCGAGGGTCCCCAGTCCGTGCGGGAGCTCGTGCGCGAGGAGGCACCCCGGGTGCGGGACCTCTACCTGACCGAGGCCGCGGCGGACCGGTACGACGAGATCGTGGCGGCCGCCCGTGCCGCGGGAGTGCGGACGCACCTCGCGACGCCCGCGGTGCTCGACGCGATGAGCCCGGACGCCCAGCACGTGCTGGCCGTCGCGGAGCCCCACGACGTGGCGCTCGCCGAGGTCCTGGCCGGCTCGCCGCGGCTCGTCGCCGTCCTGTCGCGCGTGCGGGACCCGGGGAACGCGGGCGCCGTCGTCCGCGCCGCCGACGCCGCGGGCGCCGACGCGGTCGTGCTCACGGCCGAGAGCGTCGACGTGCACAACCCGAAGGTGGTCCGCTCGACCGCGGGCTCGCTGTTCCACCTGCCCGTCGTCACGGGGGTGACCCTGGCCGACGCCGTCGCGGCGCTGCGCCGGGGCGGGCTCGCCGTCCTCGCGGCGGACGGGGCGGGGGAGCACGACCTCGACGACCTGCTCGACGTCGCGGGGCGCGGCGGCTCGACCGGCGCAGCGGGCGGCACCCGGACGCCCGGCACCGGTGCGGCGCCCGACCTGGCACTCCCGACCGCGTGGGTCTTCGGCAACGAGGCGTGGGGCCTCCCGGACGCGGACCGGGCGCTGGCCGACGCGGTCGTACGGGTCCCGATCCGCGGGCGTGCCGAGTCGCTCAACCTCGCGACCGCCGCCACGGTGTGCCTGTACGCGAGCTCGCGCGCACAGCGCTGA
- the thpR gene encoding RNA 2',3'-cyclic phosphodiesterase gives MRLFAAVRPPADVLDHLDLALRVVRAGAVADDRTSPVRWTAEENRHLTVAFYGEVPAGVSEDLARGLARVADEAEPFELRLRGAGVFSHRTLWVGASGEVEAMNRLSARSAEAGAEAGTRPDERVRSRPHLTVGRVSPSARPTRRSRRRPDDEPPSAPVDALVRALAVYEGPVWTVEELLLVESEPGAGRGGGPLYTPVDSWRLGGA, from the coding sequence GTGCGCCTCTTCGCCGCCGTGCGGCCCCCCGCTGACGTGCTCGACCACCTCGACCTCGCGCTGCGCGTCGTACGCGCGGGCGCCGTGGCCGACGACCGGACGTCCCCCGTGCGCTGGACCGCGGAGGAGAACCGTCACCTGACGGTCGCGTTCTACGGCGAGGTCCCCGCCGGGGTGTCCGAGGACCTGGCGCGCGGCCTCGCGCGCGTCGCGGACGAGGCGGAGCCGTTCGAGCTGCGGCTGCGTGGGGCCGGGGTGTTCTCGCACCGCACGCTGTGGGTCGGGGCGAGCGGCGAGGTCGAGGCGATGAACCGGCTGAGCGCCCGGTCGGCCGAGGCGGGCGCGGAGGCGGGGACCCGTCCCGACGAGCGTGTCCGTTCGCGCCCCCACCTCACGGTCGGTCGGGTCAGCCCGTCGGCCCGGCCCACGCGACGCTCGCGACGCCGGCCCGACGACGAGCCGCCGAGCGCGCCGGTCGACGCGCTCGTGCGCGCGCTCGCCGTGTACGAGGGCCCCGTGTGGACGGTCGAGGAGCTGCTGCTCGTCGAGTCGGAGCCGGGTGCGGGGCGGGGCGGCGGTCCGCTGTACACGCCGGTGGACTCGTGGCGGCTCGGCGGCGCGTGA
- the pheS gene encoding phenylalanine--tRNA ligase subunit alpha has translation MSSSPLSPLDADGIEAALSDALAALAKAADLDELKAARLEHVGDRSRLSLANREIGRLAPAEKAVAGKLLGSARGRLGAALAARQTELEAERDARVLVEERVDVTLPAERRTAGARHPLETLQERIADMFVAMGWEIAEGPEVEAEWFNFDALNFGVDHPARQMQDTFFVEGAEPGEASGLVLRTHTSPVQARTLLERELPVYIACPGKVFRTDELDATHTPVFHQVEGLAVDKGLTMAHLKGTLDHFARSVFGPEARTRLRPAYFPFTEPSAEMDLWFPQKKGGPGWIEWGGCGMVNPNVLRAAGIDPDVYSGFAFGVGVERALMLRHGIADMRDMVEGDVRFSAQLGGVA, from the coding sequence ATGTCCTCCTCACCCCTGTCCCCGCTCGACGCCGACGGCATCGAGGCGGCGCTCTCGGACGCCCTCGCGGCGCTCGCGAAGGCCGCCGACCTCGACGAGCTCAAGGCCGCACGGCTCGAGCACGTCGGCGACCGCAGCCGCCTGTCGCTCGCGAACCGCGAGATCGGCCGGCTGGCCCCGGCGGAGAAGGCCGTCGCCGGCAAGCTGCTCGGCTCCGCACGCGGCCGGCTGGGCGCCGCGCTCGCCGCACGCCAGACCGAGCTCGAGGCCGAGCGCGACGCCCGCGTGCTCGTCGAGGAGCGCGTCGACGTGACGCTGCCGGCCGAGCGCCGGACCGCCGGCGCGCGGCACCCGCTCGAGACGCTCCAGGAGCGCATCGCGGACATGTTCGTCGCGATGGGCTGGGAGATCGCGGAGGGCCCCGAGGTCGAGGCCGAGTGGTTCAACTTCGACGCGCTCAACTTCGGCGTCGACCACCCGGCGCGCCAGATGCAGGACACGTTCTTCGTCGAGGGTGCCGAGCCGGGGGAGGCGTCGGGCCTCGTGCTGCGCACGCACACCTCGCCCGTGCAGGCGCGCACGCTGCTCGAGCGCGAGCTGCCCGTGTACATCGCGTGCCCGGGCAAGGTGTTCCGCACCGACGAGCTCGACGCGACGCACACGCCGGTGTTCCACCAGGTCGAGGGCCTCGCGGTCGACAAGGGCCTGACGATGGCGCACCTCAAGGGCACGCTGGACCACTTCGCCCGCTCGGTCTTCGGTCCCGAGGCACGCACGCGCCTGCGGCCCGCGTACTTCCCGTTCACGGAGCCGAGCGCGGAGATGGACCTGTGGTTCCCCCAGAAGAAGGGCGGACCCGGCTGGATCGAGTGGGGAGGGTGCGGGATGGTCAACCCGAACGTGCTGCGCGCCGCGGGCATCGACCCCGACGTGTACTCCGGGTTCGCGTTCGGGGTCGGGGTCGAGCGCGCGCTGATGCTGCGCCACGGCATCGCCGACATGCGCGACATGGTCGAGGGCGACGTGCGGTTCTCCGCGCAGCTGGGAGGGGTGGCCTGA
- the pheT gene encoding phenylalanine--tRNA ligase subunit beta: MPRIPLTWLAEHVDLPAGTTAEQLAADLVRVGLEEEAIHPAAVTGPLVVGEVVERTPEPQKNGKTINWCRVDVGAHNEEDGSPRGIVCGAHNFDVGDRVVVALPGAVLPGPFPIAARKTYGHVSDGMICSARELGLGEDHDGIIVISRLGLDAEPGTDARELLGLGEEVLEINVTPDRGYCFSMRGVAREYSHATGATFRDPGVPVPDAPAGGGFAVELDDDAPIDGVSGADRFVAQVVRGVAASDPSPAWMQRRLTQAGMRPLSLAVDVTNYVMLDLGQPLHAYDLAQLTAPVVVRRAREGERLRTLDGQDRVLSTEDLLVTDSPAGARASHILGLAGVMGGAESEVGESTTDLLVEAAHFDAISVARTARRHKLPSEAAKRFERGVDPRLARVAVARVVELLVEHGGGTPDAELTDVDRTSEPPVVELALDLPSRLVGVAYTPEQVRETLTEIGCEVTDADAPGRVRVRVPSWRPDLAVPVDLVEEVARLRGYSEIPSVLPVAPVGRGLTDGQRARRAVAGALVGAGWVETLSYPFVAPEQHDVLGLPADDDRRRAVRLVNPLDDSQPEMRTSLLATLLDTARRNVSRGTTDLAVFEIGLVTRPAAGAQPAPRLPGGVRPSDADLTALRAAVPAQPRRLAGVLTGQRDPAGWWGPGRRADHSDAVAGALLVARTLGVELVVRQDGDHAPWHPGRCARLETADGTLAGHAGELHPKVVAALGLPSRAAAFEVDLDVLLAAAPTEPVQVVEVSTFPVAKEDVALVVDAEVPAGDVQAAVRAGAVSSPAGDVLEELRLFDVYTGPQVGDGKKSLAFSLRLRAADRTLTADETAAVREAVVAEVDRQFGARLRA; encoded by the coding sequence ATGCCGCGCATCCCGCTGACGTGGCTCGCCGAGCACGTCGACCTCCCGGCCGGCACGACGGCCGAGCAGCTCGCCGCGGACCTCGTCCGCGTCGGCCTCGAGGAGGAGGCGATCCACCCCGCCGCCGTCACGGGGCCGCTCGTGGTCGGTGAGGTCGTCGAGCGCACCCCGGAGCCGCAGAAGAACGGCAAGACGATCAACTGGTGCCGTGTCGACGTCGGCGCGCACAACGAGGAGGACGGCTCGCCGCGCGGGATCGTGTGCGGGGCGCACAACTTCGACGTGGGCGACCGCGTCGTCGTCGCGCTGCCCGGCGCGGTGCTGCCCGGGCCGTTCCCGATCGCCGCGCGCAAGACGTACGGGCACGTGTCCGACGGCATGATCTGCTCGGCGCGCGAGCTCGGGCTCGGCGAGGACCACGACGGCATCATCGTGATCTCGCGGCTCGGGCTCGACGCCGAGCCGGGGACCGACGCGCGCGAGCTCCTGGGGCTCGGCGAGGAGGTCCTCGAGATCAACGTGACGCCGGACCGCGGCTACTGCTTCTCGATGCGCGGCGTGGCCCGCGAGTACTCCCACGCGACCGGCGCGACGTTCCGTGACCCGGGGGTGCCCGTGCCGGACGCGCCCGCGGGCGGGGGCTTCGCCGTCGAGCTCGACGACGACGCGCCGATCGACGGTGTGTCGGGCGCGGACCGGTTCGTCGCGCAGGTCGTGCGCGGGGTCGCCGCGTCGGACCCGTCGCCTGCGTGGATGCAGCGCCGGCTGACCCAGGCCGGGATGCGGCCGCTCTCGCTCGCGGTCGACGTGACGAACTACGTGATGCTGGACCTCGGCCAGCCGCTGCACGCCTACGACCTCGCGCAGCTCACGGCGCCCGTCGTGGTGCGGCGGGCCCGCGAGGGTGAGCGGCTGCGCACCCTCGACGGCCAGGACCGCGTGCTGTCCACCGAGGACCTGCTCGTCACGGACAGCCCGGCGGGTGCGCGCGCGAGCCACATCCTGGGCCTGGCCGGCGTGATGGGCGGTGCGGAGTCCGAGGTCGGCGAGTCGACGACCGACCTGCTCGTCGAGGCGGCGCACTTCGACGCGATCAGCGTCGCTCGCACGGCACGGCGCCACAAGCTCCCGAGCGAGGCGGCCAAGCGCTTCGAGCGCGGCGTCGACCCCCGGCTCGCGCGCGTCGCGGTCGCCCGGGTCGTCGAGCTGCTCGTCGAGCACGGCGGCGGGACGCCCGACGCCGAGCTCACCGACGTGGACCGCACGAGCGAGCCGCCGGTCGTCGAGCTCGCCCTCGACCTGCCGTCGCGGCTCGTCGGCGTCGCGTACACCCCCGAGCAGGTGCGGGAGACGCTCACCGAGATCGGCTGCGAGGTCACCGACGCCGACGCGCCGGGCCGCGTGCGCGTGCGGGTGCCGAGCTGGCGCCCGGACCTGGCCGTGCCGGTCGACCTGGTCGAGGAGGTCGCGCGCCTGCGCGGGTACTCCGAGATCCCGTCCGTGCTGCCCGTCGCACCCGTCGGGCGAGGGCTGACCGACGGTCAGCGCGCTCGCCGGGCGGTCGCGGGCGCCCTCGTCGGGGCGGGCTGGGTCGAGACGCTGAGCTACCCGTTCGTCGCCCCCGAGCAGCACGACGTGCTCGGCCTCCCGGCGGACGACGACCGGCGCCGCGCGGTCCGGCTCGTCAACCCGCTCGACGACTCGCAGCCCGAGATGCGCACGAGCCTGCTCGCGACGCTGCTCGACACGGCGCGCCGCAACGTGAGCCGCGGGACGACCGACCTCGCGGTCTTCGAGATCGGGCTCGTGACCCGCCCGGCCGCCGGTGCGCAGCCGGCACCGCGCCTGCCGGGCGGGGTTCGGCCGTCCGACGCGGACCTCACGGCGCTCCGGGCCGCGGTCCCGGCGCAGCCGCGGCGTCTCGCCGGGGTCCTGACCGGGCAGCGCGACCCCGCCGGCTGGTGGGGTCCGGGCCGGCGTGCGGACCACTCCGACGCGGTCGCGGGCGCCCTGCTGGTCGCGCGCACGCTCGGGGTCGAGCTCGTGGTGCGCCAGGACGGGGACCACGCGCCGTGGCACCCGGGCCGGTGCGCGCGCCTCGAGACGGCGGACGGGACGCTGGCCGGGCACGCGGGCGAGCTGCACCCGAAGGTCGTCGCGGCGCTCGGGCTCCCGTCGCGGGCCGCGGCGTTCGAGGTCGACCTCGACGTGCTGCTCGCGGCGGCGCCGACCGAGCCCGTCCAGGTCGTCGAGGTCTCGACGTTCCCGGTCGCGAAGGAGGACGTCGCGCTCGTGGTCGACGCCGAGGTGCCCGCGGGCGACGTGCAGGCGGCGGTCCGGGCCGGTGCGGTGTCGAGCCCGGCGGGCGACGTCCTCGAGGAGCTGCGGCTGTTCGACGTGTACACCGGGCCGCAGGTCGGGGACGGCAAGAAGTCGCTCGCGTTCTCGCTGCGTCTGCGCGCGGCTGACCGCACCCTGACCGCGGACGAGACGGCCGCGGTGCGCGAGGCGGTCGTCGCCGAGGTGGACCGGCAGTTCGGGGCACGGCTCCGCGCCTGA